A single Curtobacterium sp. MCSS17_015 DNA region contains:
- a CDS encoding AMP-binding protein encodes MPRPLVATSAADPLVVLRGLEAALAGGPALLPVAVAGPTLPTPAPADVPQRVALVVETSGSTGTGKRVALSSDALLAGAAAADTALGGPGAWVLALPTHYIAGLNVLTRSITAGTTPVVVPPGHFDAAAFADAVDRLVVGPAAPRRYTSLVPVQLARVLDDPRAAAALARFDAVLVGGQATPVALTERARAADVRVVTTYGASETSGGCVYDGVPFGTVRADVVDGELQLTGPMLAEGYLGDDERTATVFTERAGHRWYRTGDAATVVDGRVRVSGRLDDVVISGGEKVPLGAVERVVRELPGQDGAVVTRRASGEWGEVPVVVTERSVPLEVVRARVGDALGRAARPAAVLVVDRMPMLPSGKPDRRAVRTLAGADTDSGT; translated from the coding sequence ATGCCCCGCCCGCTGGTCGCGACGAGCGCGGCCGACCCGCTGGTCGTGCTCCGCGGCCTGGAGGCTGCCCTCGCCGGCGGCCCCGCACTGCTCCCCGTCGCGGTAGCGGGTCCGACGCTGCCGACACCGGCACCGGCCGATGTACCGCAGCGGGTGGCGCTGGTCGTCGAGACGAGCGGGTCCACCGGCACGGGCAAACGCGTGGCGCTGTCGTCCGACGCGTTGCTCGCCGGCGCCGCCGCAGCCGACACCGCCCTCGGCGGCCCGGGAGCGTGGGTCCTCGCGCTGCCGACGCACTACATCGCCGGACTCAACGTGCTGACCCGGTCGATCACCGCGGGCACCACGCCCGTCGTCGTCCCGCCCGGACACTTCGACGCGGCGGCGTTCGCGGACGCGGTCGACCGGCTGGTCGTCGGACCGGCAGCCCCGCGACGGTACACCTCGCTCGTCCCGGTGCAGCTCGCCCGTGTCCTGGACGACCCCCGGGCCGCCGCCGCGCTCGCACGCTTCGACGCGGTGCTCGTCGGCGGGCAGGCGACCCCGGTGGCGTTGACGGAACGCGCACGCGCCGCCGACGTCCGCGTCGTCACCACGTACGGCGCGAGCGAGACGAGCGGGGGCTGCGTCTACGACGGCGTCCCGTTCGGCACCGTGCGCGCCGACGTCGTCGACGGCGAGCTGCAGCTGACCGGGCCGATGCTCGCCGAAGGGTACCTCGGGGACGACGAACGCACGGCCACGGTCTTCACCGAACGTGCCGGTCACCGGTGGTACCGGACCGGTGACGCCGCGACGGTCGTGGACGGTCGTGTCCGGGTGTCCGGGCGCCTGGACGACGTGGTGATCTCCGGCGGCGAGAAGGTCCCGCTCGGCGCCGTGGAGCGGGTGGTCCGCGAACTCCCGGGGCAGGACGGGGCGGTGGTGACGCGGCGGGCGTCGGGGGAGTGGGGCGAGGTACCGGTCGTGGTGACCGAACGGTCCGTGCCGCTCGAGGTCGTCCGGGCCCGCGTCGGTGACGCCCTCGGCCGCGCGGCCCGTCCGGCGGCGGTGCTCGTCGTGGACCGGATGCCGATGCTGCCCTCCGGCAAACCCGACCGGCGGGCGGTCCGGACGCTCGCCGGAGCCGACACCGACTCCGGCACCTGA
- a CDS encoding cytochrome c biogenesis protein ResB, producing the protein MSPRSDNQDDLTDDAATGADRSSDPQRPSDHVDGTPVTPSPRDEGIAQPKLGVVGYLRFAWRQLTSMRTALFLLMLLALAAIPGSLVPQRQADPNGVVQYENDHPTLFPVLDKLQVFDTYTSVWFSAIYLLLFVSLIGCIVPRTRHHWQALRTRPPKTPARLGRLAGFRTVAVTTETVTPTPTATANGGADATTGLPSVDRAVTSAMAQLRKSGYRVERFGDSVSAERGYLRETGNLVFHAALVGVLLAVGLGGGFSYTGQRLLVEGQTFTNVLGSYDSFNPGRWFSQSDLQGYNLTLDDFETEYEETNLDALGQATDYSATVTARTKDGGTTTSRLGVNEPLAIGGTNVYLLGNGYAMQVTVRDGEGNVAFQDVVPFLPEDANYTSTGVVKVPDASPEQLGMIGFFYPTAVKQSTGAFASAYPDTENPMLSLQVYTGDLGLDDGVPQSVYQLSTKGLTQIAGRQSDTPSISMKPGETKQLPDGAGSITFDGVKRYVSLDVHRDPSQLWVAAFAILSVLGLLTSLFVPRRRVWVKAVRRTGSEHGEFDLEYAGLARGEDPNLERAVADIAQRHMSDLGVRIAQ; encoded by the coding sequence TTGTCCCCGCGGTCTGACAACCAGGACGACCTGACGGACGATGCCGCCACCGGGGCCGATCGGTCGTCGGACCCGCAGCGACCGTCCGACCACGTCGACGGGACCCCCGTCACGCCGAGCCCGCGGGACGAGGGCATCGCGCAGCCGAAGCTCGGCGTCGTCGGGTACCTCCGCTTCGCCTGGCGCCAGCTGACGAGCATGCGGACGGCGCTCTTCCTGCTCATGCTGCTCGCCCTCGCGGCGATCCCGGGTTCCCTCGTGCCGCAGCGGCAGGCGGACCCGAACGGCGTCGTGCAGTACGAGAACGACCACCCGACGCTCTTCCCGGTGCTCGACAAGCTGCAGGTGTTCGACACCTACACCTCGGTGTGGTTCTCGGCCATCTACCTGCTGCTCTTCGTGTCGTTGATCGGCTGCATCGTCCCGCGGACCCGTCACCACTGGCAGGCCCTCCGGACCCGGCCCCCGAAGACCCCGGCACGGCTCGGGCGACTGGCCGGGTTCCGGACGGTCGCCGTGACGACGGAGACGGTCACCCCGACCCCGACCGCGACCGCGAACGGTGGGGCGGACGCCACGACGGGCCTCCCGTCCGTCGACCGAGCGGTCACGAGCGCCATGGCGCAGCTCAGGAAGTCCGGCTACCGCGTCGAGCGGTTCGGCGACTCCGTGAGCGCGGAGCGCGGGTACCTGCGCGAGACCGGCAACCTGGTGTTCCACGCGGCGCTCGTCGGCGTGCTCCTGGCCGTCGGCCTGGGCGGCGGGTTCAGCTACACCGGGCAGCGGCTGCTCGTCGAGGGGCAGACCTTCACGAACGTCCTCGGGTCCTACGACTCGTTCAACCCCGGCCGGTGGTTCTCGCAGTCGGACCTGCAGGGCTACAACCTGACGCTCGACGACTTCGAGACGGAGTACGAGGAGACGAACCTCGACGCGCTCGGGCAGGCGACCGACTACTCGGCGACCGTGACGGCACGGACCAAGGACGGCGGGACGACGACGAGCCGTCTCGGTGTCAACGAGCCGCTCGCGATCGGTGGGACGAACGTGTACCTGCTCGGCAACGGCTACGCCATGCAGGTGACCGTGCGCGACGGCGAGGGGAACGTGGCGTTCCAGGACGTCGTGCCGTTCCTGCCGGAGGACGCGAACTACACCTCCACCGGCGTCGTCAAGGTCCCGGACGCCTCGCCCGAGCAGCTCGGCATGATCGGGTTCTTCTACCCGACCGCGGTGAAGCAGAGCACCGGAGCCTTCGCGTCGGCGTACCCGGACACCGAGAACCCGATGCTGTCGCTGCAGGTCTACACGGGCGACCTCGGTCTCGACGACGGGGTGCCGCAGAGCGTGTACCAGCTCTCCACGAAGGGCCTGACGCAGATCGCCGGACGCCAGTCCGACACCCCGAGCATCTCGATGAAGCCGGGGGAGACCAAACAGCTGCCGGACGGTGCCGGGTCGATCACCTTCGACGGCGTGAAGCGGTACGTCTCCCTCGACGTGCACCGTGACCCGTCGCAGCTCTGGGTCGCCGCGTTCGCCATCCTGTCGGTGCTCGGGCTGCTCACCTCGCTGTTCGTCCCCCGCCGTCGCGTGTGGGTCAAGGCGGTGCGCCGGACCGGTTCCGAGCACGGCGAGTTCGACCTCGAGTACGCGGGTCTGGCCCGCGGCGAGGACCCGAACCTGGAGCGGGCGGTCGCGGACATCGCCCAGCGGCACATGTCGGACCTCGGAGTTAGGATCGCCCAGTGA
- a CDS encoding PLDc N-terminal domain-containing protein has protein sequence MVRLWLVIVVAAVAFTVYALIDCATMPRSRVRSLRKGIWVLLVIVLPVVGGVLWFLLGRTPASGQRGNGGGGAGYRGPEDDPDFLGGTTPPGLQSDDKDQDDATLRSLEEQFHDGDDDGRPDR, from the coding sequence ATGGTCAGACTGTGGCTCGTCATCGTCGTCGCCGCCGTGGCGTTCACGGTGTACGCGCTCATCGACTGCGCGACGATGCCCCGGTCCCGCGTGCGTTCGCTGCGGAAGGGCATCTGGGTGCTGCTCGTCATCGTGCTCCCGGTCGTCGGCGGCGTGCTGTGGTTCCTGCTCGGCCGGACGCCGGCGAGCGGACAGCGCGGCAACGGTGGCGGAGGCGCCGGGTACCGTGGTCCTGAAGACGACCCGGACTTCCTCGGGGGCACGACGCCGCCCGGGCTGCAGAGCGACGACAAGGACCAGGACGACGCGACCCTCCGATCCCTCGAAGAACAGTTCCACGACGGCGACGA
- a CDS encoding cytochrome c biogenesis protein CcdA, giving the protein MTSGNPFADAIFSGQLLVGLPVAALAGLVSFLSPCVLPLVPGYLGYVGGIADGSRRSRGRVLLGVLLFVLGFTVVFVLGSAAAGAVGFWLVRWRDLIVQLMGIVVIAMGLVFIGRFTFLQRTVKADFTPRTGLLGAPLLGIVFALGWTPCIGPTLAAINLISFQSGSAWQGVVLGIAYCIGLGVPFLLVALGAGWASGAIGIVKRHMRTVNIIGGAILIVIGLLMVTGIWSAVMSNVGAVIQSFVPAV; this is encoded by the coding sequence GTGACCAGCGGCAATCCCTTCGCCGACGCGATCTTCAGCGGACAGCTCCTCGTCGGGCTGCCGGTGGCGGCGCTCGCCGGGCTCGTCTCGTTCCTGTCACCGTGCGTGCTGCCCCTCGTGCCGGGCTACCTCGGGTACGTGGGCGGCATCGCCGACGGCTCGCGGCGCTCCCGCGGGCGCGTGCTCCTCGGCGTGCTCCTGTTCGTGCTCGGCTTCACGGTCGTCTTCGTCCTCGGGTCGGCCGCAGCGGGGGCCGTCGGGTTCTGGCTCGTGCGCTGGCGTGACCTCATCGTGCAGCTCATGGGGATCGTCGTCATCGCGATGGGGCTCGTCTTCATCGGTCGGTTCACGTTCCTGCAGCGGACCGTCAAGGCCGACTTCACGCCGCGCACCGGTCTGCTCGGCGCCCCGCTGCTCGGCATCGTGTTCGCCCTCGGGTGGACGCCCTGCATCGGGCCGACCCTCGCGGCCATCAACCTCATCAGCTTCCAGTCGGGCAGCGCCTGGCAGGGCGTCGTGCTCGGCATCGCGTACTGCATCGGCCTCGGCGTCCCGTTCCTGCTCGTCGCGCTGGGCGCCGGGTGGGCCTCGGGTGCGATCGGCATCGTCAAGCGGCACATGCGCACCGTCAACATCATCGGAGGAGCGATCCTGATCGTCATCGGTCTGCTCATGGTCACCGGCATCTGGTCGGCCGTCATGTCGAACGTCGGGGCGGTGATCCAGAGCTTTGTCCCCGCGGTCTGA
- a CDS encoding DUF4229 domain-containing protein, with the protein MKAWLVYTLARLGIFAAALVLLLLVGLPWYWAAIGAALIGLLVSYIALPGLRSAVTSSIADRRARPERDADSDFEDDFVDAADSDPDHAGPHRTDRPHVAPTVAEQDDTDAPVQKRPDAV; encoded by the coding sequence GTGAAAGCGTGGCTCGTCTACACCCTCGCCCGGCTCGGCATCTTCGCGGCGGCACTCGTCCTGCTGCTCCTGGTCGGGCTGCCCTGGTACTGGGCGGCGATCGGCGCGGCCCTCATCGGCCTGCTCGTGTCCTACATCGCGCTGCCCGGACTGCGGAGCGCGGTGACGTCGTCGATCGCCGACCGACGTGCCCGGCCGGAGCGCGATGCGGACAGCGACTTCGAGGACGACTTCGTCGACGCGGCCGACTCGGACCCGGACCACGCGGGCCCGCACCGCACCGACCGTCCCCACGTCGCTCCGACCGTCGCCGAGCAGGACGACACGGACGCTCCGGTACAGAAGCGGCCGGACGCCGTCTGA
- a CDS encoding 1,4-dihydroxy-2-naphthoate polyprenyltransferase, whose protein sequence is MAGAKNTTRPKGRSGNPAKAAAPQRSARRATARDWIGGARLRTLTLGVVPVVLGTGVAYVDSRAAGDSWSFLTADGHLAIALLALAVALFLQIGVNYSNDYSDGVRGTDEFRVGPARLTGAGLARPRTVLTVALTFFGLAAVAGLVIVVLTQLWWLLAVGAAAIVAAWFYTGGKKPYGYNALGEVFVFVFFGLVAVLGTQFVLIRQVTVSGWAAAVAAGLFACAVLMVNNIRDIDEDTAAGKRTLAVVVGRPVARVLFGLFLMLPYVVLVWFVLLYFRTGFTYFSLLLALPALAIGVSSRKPRELITALQLSSFSALAFGVVLAITLAVQP, encoded by the coding sequence GTGGCAGGAGCGAAGAACACGACACGTCCCAAGGGCAGGTCCGGCAACCCGGCGAAGGCGGCCGCCCCGCAGCGCAGCGCTCGACGCGCGACCGCGCGTGACTGGATCGGCGGCGCGCGCCTGCGGACCCTGACGCTCGGCGTCGTCCCCGTGGTGCTCGGCACCGGCGTGGCGTACGTCGACAGCCGGGCAGCGGGGGACTCCTGGTCGTTCCTGACCGCCGACGGGCACCTCGCCATCGCGTTGCTCGCCCTGGCCGTCGCGCTGTTCCTGCAGATCGGCGTCAACTACAGCAACGACTACTCCGACGGCGTCCGGGGCACCGACGAGTTCCGCGTCGGTCCGGCTCGACTCACCGGCGCAGGGCTCGCGAGGCCACGGACGGTCCTCACGGTCGCCCTGACGTTCTTCGGGCTCGCCGCCGTCGCCGGCCTCGTCATCGTGGTGCTCACCCAGCTCTGGTGGTTGCTCGCCGTGGGGGCGGCGGCCATCGTCGCCGCGTGGTTCTACACCGGTGGCAAGAAGCCCTACGGGTACAACGCGCTCGGCGAGGTCTTCGTCTTCGTCTTCTTCGGTCTCGTCGCGGTGCTCGGCACACAGTTCGTGCTCATCCGTCAGGTCACCGTGAGCGGCTGGGCTGCAGCGGTCGCCGCGGGTCTGTTCGCCTGCGCGGTCCTCATGGTGAACAACATCCGCGACATCGACGAGGACACCGCTGCGGGCAAGCGCACCCTGGCCGTCGTGGTCGGCCGGCCGGTGGCACGGGTGCTGTTCGGGCTCTTCCTGATGCTGCCCTACGTGGTGCTCGTCTGGTTCGTGCTGCTGTACTTCCGCACGGGGTTCACGTACTTCTCGCTGCTCCTCGCGCTGCCGGCACTCGCCATCGGCGTCTCGTCGCGCAAGCCCCGCGAACTCATCACGGCGCTGCAGCTGTCGTCGTTCTCGGCGCTGGCGTTCGGCGTGGTCCTCGCGATCACGCTCGCCGTCCAGCCGTAG
- a CDS encoding histidine phosphatase family protein: protein MPATKIHLVRHGEVHNPDRVLYGRLPGFGLSELGTRMAQASATAWKDAGIDVRAIVASPLQRTQESAAPWAAAYGLDVRIDERLIEPTNRYEGQPPGFTKRSVRRPSEWPWIANPWRPSWGEAYESIANRMLAAVSTAWESVDEGDVVLVSHQLPIWMVHRRLAGEPLWHDPRKRRCDLSSITTLVRTPDRSAGRFTEVGYADPAAELRASAIDEGAV, encoded by the coding sequence ATGCCCGCGACCAAGATCCACCTCGTGCGGCACGGCGAGGTCCACAACCCCGACCGTGTCCTCTACGGGCGGCTCCCGGGCTTCGGTCTGAGCGAGCTCGGCACCCGGATGGCACAGGCCTCCGCGACCGCCTGGAAGGACGCCGGCATCGACGTCCGGGCGATCGTGGCGTCCCCGTTGCAGCGCACGCAGGAGTCGGCCGCGCCCTGGGCCGCGGCCTACGGACTCGACGTCCGGATCGACGAGCGCCTCATCGAACCCACGAACCGCTACGAGGGGCAACCGCCCGGCTTCACCAAGCGCTCGGTCCGGCGTCCGAGCGAGTGGCCGTGGATCGCGAACCCGTGGCGTCCGAGCTGGGGCGAGGCGTACGAGTCGATCGCCAACCGCATGCTCGCCGCCGTCAGCACGGCGTGGGAGAGCGTCGACGAGGGCGACGTCGTCCTCGTCAGTCACCAGCTGCCGATCTGGATGGTGCACCGCCGGCTCGCGGGGGAGCCGCTCTGGCACGACCCCCGGAAACGCCGGTGCGACCTCTCGAGCATCACCACCCTCGTGCGGACGCCCGACCGCTCGGCCGGGCGGTTCACCGAGGTCGGGTACGCGGACCCGGCGGCCGAGCTCCGTGCGTCCGCCATCGACGAAGGAGCAGTGTGA
- the ccsB gene encoding c-type cytochrome biogenesis protein CcsB: protein MNTTTLATYSVVLTYSAMAVYVIAFISFALDMAKRAGGAGSTAGSAASPDHGTAATVATVQGGTVVLERVEQKRSGGGGQRGSRFERVGMAMTVLALVVHVGAIVLRGIAADRVPWGNMFEFSLTGTGLIILVFLLVQFWQDLKFLGVFITGLTIILLGIATVNYYVPVVPLQPALQSYWLVIHVFVAIAGTGFFALGAGLAVTQLVQTYRLGRPASRRLRFMATLPDADRLEVLSYRVILVGFVLWTFTLIAGAIWAERAWGRYWGWDTKEVWTFIIWVLYAGYIHARATRGWRGARSSWLALIGFAAVMFNFSVVNVFFKGLHSYSGL, encoded by the coding sequence GTGAACACGACCACCCTCGCCACCTACTCGGTGGTCCTGACGTACTCCGCGATGGCGGTCTACGTCATCGCGTTCATCTCGTTCGCGCTCGACATGGCCAAGCGTGCCGGCGGCGCCGGCTCGACGGCGGGCTCCGCGGCCTCGCCGGACCACGGCACGGCGGCCACCGTCGCGACCGTCCAGGGCGGCACCGTGGTCCTCGAGCGTGTCGAGCAGAAGCGCTCCGGCGGCGGCGGCCAGCGCGGATCCCGGTTCGAACGGGTCGGCATGGCGATGACCGTGCTCGCGCTCGTCGTCCACGTCGGCGCGATCGTGCTCCGTGGGATCGCGGCCGACCGCGTGCCGTGGGGCAACATGTTCGAGTTCTCCCTGACGGGCACGGGGCTCATCATCCTGGTGTTCCTGCTCGTGCAGTTCTGGCAGGACCTCAAGTTCCTCGGGGTCTTCATCACCGGGCTGACGATCATCCTGCTCGGCATCGCGACGGTGAACTACTACGTCCCCGTCGTCCCGTTGCAGCCGGCGCTGCAGTCGTACTGGCTGGTCATCCACGTCTTCGTCGCGATCGCCGGCACCGGCTTCTTCGCGCTCGGCGCCGGGCTCGCGGTCACGCAGCTCGTCCAGACGTACCGCCTCGGCCGACCGGCGTCGCGCAGGCTGCGGTTCATGGCGACCCTGCCGGACGCCGACCGGCTCGAGGTCCTCAGCTACCGGGTCATCCTGGTCGGTTTCGTGCTCTGGACCTTCACGCTCATCGCCGGTGCGATCTGGGCCGAGCGTGCGTGGGGTCGGTACTGGGGGTGGGACACGAAGGAGGTCTGGACCTTCATCATCTGGGTCCTCTACGCCGGGTACATCCACGCTCGTGCCACCCGCGGGTGGCGCGGTGCGCGGTCGTCGTGGCTCGCGCTCATCGGCTTCGCGGCCGTCATGTTCAACTTCTCGGTGGTCAACGTCTTCTTCAAGGGACTGCACAGCTACTCCGGGCTGTGA
- a CDS encoding o-succinylbenzoate synthase encodes MRDLLATARVVALPMRVRFRGITVREALLLRGPEGWTEFSPFVEYDDAEAAAWLRAAVDFGWTRQAPAADAVPVNATVPAVPAADVPDLLRRYPGCTTAKVKVAEPGTSIEDDVARVAAVRRAMGEDAAVRVDANGLWSLDQATEALGRLARYRLQYAEQPVASVPDLATLRSRVAGLGIPIAADESVRKASDPLAVARAGAADVLVVKAQPLGGVTAARAVIAEAGLPCVVSSALDTSVGLGMGAFLAAAAMAPAYAAGLGTGAMFTGDVTAEPLLPVAGGIAVRRVEPDPALLERWAASPERTAWWRARLARVHALLAAG; translated from the coding sequence CTGCGCGACCTGCTCGCCACTGCCCGGGTCGTGGCGCTGCCGATGCGGGTCCGGTTCCGCGGCATCACCGTGCGTGAGGCGCTCCTGCTCCGTGGTCCCGAGGGTTGGACCGAGTTCTCCCCCTTCGTCGAGTACGACGACGCCGAAGCCGCCGCGTGGCTCCGTGCCGCCGTCGACTTCGGGTGGACACGGCAGGCACCCGCCGCGGACGCCGTCCCCGTGAACGCCACCGTCCCCGCGGTCCCCGCAGCGGACGTCCCCGACCTGCTCCGGCGCTACCCGGGCTGCACCACGGCGAAGGTCAAGGTCGCCGAACCCGGCACGAGCATCGAGGACGACGTCGCCCGGGTCGCCGCCGTCCGTCGGGCGATGGGCGAGGACGCCGCCGTGCGCGTCGACGCGAACGGTCTGTGGTCGCTCGACCAGGCGACCGAGGCCCTGGGACGCCTCGCCCGGTACCGGTTGCAGTACGCGGAGCAACCGGTGGCCTCCGTGCCGGACCTCGCCACCCTGCGGAGCCGCGTGGCCGGCCTCGGGATCCCCATCGCGGCCGACGAGAGCGTCCGGAAGGCCTCGGACCCCCTCGCCGTCGCCCGTGCCGGAGCGGCCGACGTGCTCGTCGTCAAGGCGCAGCCGCTCGGCGGCGTCACCGCTGCACGAGCCGTCATCGCGGAGGCCGGGTTGCCCTGCGTCGTCTCGAGTGCGCTCGACACCTCGGTCGGGCTCGGCATGGGCGCGTTCCTCGCCGCGGCAGCGATGGCACCGGCCTACGCGGCCGGGTTGGGCACCGGTGCGATGTTCACGGGCGACGTCACCGCCGAGCCGCTCCTGCCCGTGGCCGGAGGGATCGCGGTCCGGCGGGTCGAGCCGGACCCGGCGCTGCTCGAGCGCTGGGCGGCGTCCCCGGAACGCACGGCGTGGTGGCGAGCGCGGTTGGCGCGGGTGCACGCGCTGCTCGCGGCGGGGTAG
- a CDS encoding 1,4-dihydroxy-2-naphthoyl-CoA synthase produces MPSAVSDLFDPDVWTAAPIAERFTDITYHKHVSGGIVRVAFDRPEVRNAFRPRTVDELYRALDDARQDPRVGVVLLTGNGPSPKDGGWAFCSGGDQRIRGRSGYQYVGDEGAPPEGVDPAAAQASMGRLHILEVQRLIRMMPKVVIAVVPGWAAGGGHSLHAICDLTIASAEHGRFKQTDADVGSFDGGYGSAYYAKQIGQKLAREVFFLAEEYSAQRAYEMGAVNRVVPHEDLEREAIRWGETILGKSPTAIRMLKYAFNAVDDGMVGQQVFAGEATRLAYGTDEAVEGRDSFLEKRSPDWTAFPWHY; encoded by the coding sequence ATGCCCTCTGCCGTCTCCGACCTGTTCGACCCCGACGTCTGGACCGCCGCTCCCATCGCCGAGCGGTTCACCGACATCACGTACCACAAGCACGTCTCCGGAGGCATCGTGCGGGTCGCCTTCGACCGTCCCGAGGTCCGCAACGCCTTCCGCCCGCGGACGGTCGACGAGCTGTACCGGGCCCTCGACGACGCCCGTCAGGACCCTCGGGTCGGCGTCGTCCTGCTCACCGGCAACGGCCCGAGCCCGAAGGACGGCGGGTGGGCGTTCTGCTCCGGCGGTGACCAGCGCATCCGCGGGCGCAGCGGCTACCAGTACGTCGGCGACGAGGGCGCACCGCCCGAGGGCGTCGATCCCGCGGCCGCGCAGGCCTCGATGGGTCGGCTGCACATCCTCGAGGTCCAGCGCCTCATCCGCATGATGCCGAAGGTCGTCATCGCCGTCGTGCCGGGCTGGGCGGCCGGTGGCGGACACTCGCTGCACGCGATCTGCGACCTCACCATCGCGAGCGCGGAGCACGGCAGGTTCAAGCAGACCGACGCCGACGTCGGCTCGTTCGACGGCGGCTACGGCAGCGCCTACTACGCCAAGCAGATCGGTCAGAAGCTGGCGCGTGAGGTCTTCTTCCTCGCCGAGGAGTACTCCGCCCAGCGCGCGTACGAGATGGGCGCGGTCAACAGGGTCGTGCCGCACGAGGACCTGGAGCGCGAGGCGATCCGGTGGGGCGAGACGATCCTGGGGAAGTCCCCGACGGCGATCCGGATGCTCAAGTACGCCTTCAACGCGGTCGACGACGGCATGGTCGGCCAGCAGGTCTTCGCCGGCGAGGCCACCCGCCTCGCCTACGGCACCGACGAGGCCGTGGAGGGCCGCGACTCCTTCCTCGAGAAGCGCTCGCCCGACTGGACCGCCTTCCCCTGGCACTACTGA
- a CDS encoding TlpA disulfide reductase family protein has translation MTRTTRTTRARTTGAAAIAIVTALVLVGCSSSNDSLSRQYGNGSTQNYISGTGAVTEVAVDERTDPIDFTAESTEGDELSAEALRGDVVVINFWYAGCPPCRAEAEHLNTVHDRFADDDVQFIGVNVRDEAGTAKAFERKFGVDYPTVLDANTGTMQLALSGEIAPNAVPTTIVLDKQGRVAARVLGAVDGPGILDTLVGDELTGKAS, from the coding sequence GTGACGCGCACCACCCGCACGACCCGGGCCCGGACCACGGGCGCCGCAGCGATCGCGATCGTGACGGCACTCGTGCTCGTCGGGTGCTCCTCGAGCAACGACTCCCTGTCGCGGCAGTACGGCAACGGCAGCACGCAGAACTACATCTCCGGCACCGGGGCGGTGACCGAGGTCGCCGTCGACGAGCGGACCGACCCCATCGACTTCACCGCCGAGTCGACGGAGGGCGACGAGCTCTCCGCCGAGGCCCTGCGCGGCGACGTCGTCGTGATCAACTTCTGGTACGCGGGGTGCCCGCCGTGCCGCGCCGAGGCCGAACACCTCAACACCGTCCACGACCGCTTCGCCGACGACGACGTGCAGTTCATCGGGGTCAACGTCCGTGACGAGGCCGGCACCGCGAAGGCCTTCGAGCGGAAGTTCGGCGTCGACTACCCGACCGTCCTCGACGCGAACACCGGCACGATGCAGCTCGCGCTCTCGGGTGAGATCGCGCCGAACGCCGTGCCGACGACGATCGTCCTCGACAAGCAGGGCCGGGTCGCAGCGCGGGTGCTCGGCGCGGTCGACGGGCCGGGCATCCTGGACACACTCGTCGGCGACGAACTGACCGGCAAGGCGTCCTGA